The following proteins are encoded in a genomic region of Alnus glutinosa chromosome 8, dhAlnGlut1.1, whole genome shotgun sequence:
- the LOC133875210 gene encoding NAD(P)H dehydrogenase (quinone) FQR1: MATKVYIVYYSMYGHVEKLAEEIKKGASSVEGVEAKLWQVPETLHDEVLGKMSAPPKSDVPIITPNELAEADGFVFGFPTRYGMMAAQFKAFLDATGGLWRTQQLAGKPAGLFYSTGSQGGGQETTALTAITQLVHHGMIFVPIGYTFGAGMFEMEHVKGGSPYGAGTFAGDGSRQPTELELQQALHQGKYIATIAKKLKGAA, from the exons ATGGCCACCAAAGTGTATATTGT GTACTACTCCATGTACGGACATGTAGAGAAACTAGCAGAAGAGATAAAGAAAGGGGCTTCATCTGTTGAAGGTGTGGAAGCCAAACTATGGCAG GTACCTGAGACACTACATGATGAGGTGCTTGGGAAGATGAGTGCACCACCAAAGAGTGATGTACCAATCATTACACCCAATGAACTTGCTGAGGCTGATGGGTTTGTTTTTGGCTTCCCAACAAGATATGGAATGATGGCTGCTCAATTCAAAGCATTTCTGGATGCAACTGGAGGTTTATGGAGAACACAACAGCTTGCTGGCAAACCTGCCGGGTTATTTTACAGCACTGGATCTCAAGGCGGTGGACAAGAGACTACTGC GTTAACTGCAATTACTCAGCTGGTTCACCATGGAATGATATTCGTGCCCATTGGATATACATTTGGAGCTGGCATGTTTGAAATGGAGCACGTGAAAGGTGGAAGCCCTTATGGTGCTGGCACTTTTGCTGGGGATGGCTCTAGGCAGCCAACTGAGCTTGAGTTGCAGCAAGCATTACACCAAGGAAAGTACATTGCCACCATCGCAAAGAAACTCAAGGGTGCTGCTTAA